Proteins from one Nitratidesulfovibrio sp. genomic window:
- a CDS encoding acyl-CoA thioesterase codes for MTAKRVQDSEVVMTHRPLPEDANPAGNVHGGVILKHIDLAGAVAAMRHCRTAVVTASIDRMDFRAPVHVGELMQLKASVNLAGGTSMEVGVRVEAENLLTGESRHAASAYLTFVSMGPDRKPVPVPELLLETPAQHRRNREAQRRREQRRDERKRERADQEALATATVEEVEQYY; via the coding sequence ATGACCGCCAAGCGCGTGCAAGACAGCGAAGTGGTGATGACCCACCGCCCCCTGCCGGAGGACGCCAACCCGGCGGGCAACGTGCATGGCGGGGTCATCCTGAAGCACATCGACCTGGCCGGGGCCGTGGCCGCCATGCGCCACTGCCGCACCGCCGTGGTGACGGCCTCCATCGACCGCATGGACTTTCGCGCGCCGGTGCACGTGGGTGAACTGATGCAGCTTAAGGCCAGCGTGAACCTTGCCGGGGGCACCTCCATGGAGGTGGGCGTGCGGGTGGAGGCGGAAAACCTGCTGACCGGCGAATCGCGCCACGCTGCATCCGCCTATTTGACCTTCGTGTCCATGGGGCCGGACCGCAAGCCTGTGCCCGTGCCGGAACTGCTGCTGGAAACCCCCGCCCAGCACCGCCGCAACCGCGAGGCGCAGCGCCGCCGCGAGCAGCGGCGCGACGAGCGCAAACGCGAAAGGGCCGATCAGGAAGCGCTGGCCACGGCCACCGTGGAAGAGGTGGAACAGTACTACTGA
- a CDS encoding DsrE family protein, with translation MRYGRWLAALAAWLFLLSAGLPAHAAPAAEDKDAPLFINLTSDEGHRTLMAIGYGSSQLQRGHPLTLFLNDRAVVLAAKGNEARYQEQQRMLAKLVDSGATVYVCPMCMKQYGVQQADLLPGLVTSTPDLTGAALFRENTRTLSW, from the coding sequence ATGCGATACGGGCGATGGTTGGCCGCACTGGCCGCGTGGCTGTTCCTGCTTTCGGCGGGCCTGCCCGCGCACGCCGCCCCGGCGGCGGAAGACAAGGACGCCCCCCTGTTCATCAACCTGACCAGCGACGAGGGCCACCGCACCCTGATGGCCATCGGTTACGGGAGCAGCCAGTTGCAGCGTGGCCACCCGCTGACGCTGTTCCTCAACGACCGGGCCGTGGTGCTGGCCGCCAAGGGCAACGAGGCCAGGTATCAGGAACAGCAACGCATGCTGGCCAAACTGGTGGACAGCGGGGCCACGGTGTACGTGTGCCCCATGTGCATGAAGCAGTACGGCGTCCAGCAGGCCGACCTGCTGCCGGGGCTGGTCACCAGTACGCCGGACCTGACCGGCGCGGCGCTGTTCCGGGAAAACACCCGCACCCTGTCGTGGTAG
- a CDS encoding GTPase, translating to MTRSSRAANPPHSDQSGQSGHSARFAHSGERAATCRAPVPADGVGVRNVVIMGAAGRDFHNFNVLLRNDPAVHVVAFTAAQIPNIDGRCYPAALAGPRYPDGVPILAERELTALCRDNHVHEVIFSYSDMSHTAVMHAASQALAAGADFRLLSPAATMLRADKPVVAVTAVRTGCGKSPVTRHLCAAFLARGIRPVVVRHPMPYGDLERQAVQRFASHADMDAADCTVEEREEYEHLVDAGITVFAGVDYARILAAAQAEADVLLWDGGNNDTPFFRPDVHLTVLDPLRAGHELTYHPGETNLRMCHVAVINKVATATPEQVATVRANIAAANPRARVLLADSVVEVDDPGTIRRAWVLLVEDGPTLTHGGLPFGAAQAAAHMHRAGRIADPRPYAQGTLKEVFRTYPHLGKALPAMGYSRRQLDDLEATINATPCDLVLLGTPVRLDRLIRIDRPWLRVRYTYRDRPDPETRAGLADTVLELLDARP from the coding sequence ATGACCAGATCATCCCGCGCCGCCAATCCCCCCCACTCCGACCAATCCGGACAATCCGGCCACTCCGCCCGCTTCGCCCACTCCGGCGAACGGGCCGCAACCTGCCGCGCGCCCGTGCCCGCCGACGGTGTCGGGGTGCGCAACGTGGTGATCATGGGTGCCGCCGGGCGAGACTTTCACAACTTCAACGTGCTGCTGCGCAACGACCCCGCCGTGCACGTGGTGGCCTTCACCGCCGCCCAGATTCCGAATATCGACGGGCGCTGCTACCCGGCGGCCCTGGCCGGGCCGCGCTACCCGGACGGGGTGCCCATCCTGGCCGAACGAGAGCTGACGGCCTTGTGCCGCGACAACCACGTGCACGAGGTGATCTTTTCATACAGCGACATGTCGCACACCGCCGTCATGCACGCCGCCTCGCAGGCGCTGGCCGCCGGGGCAGACTTTCGCCTGCTGTCGCCCGCCGCCACCATGCTGCGTGCGGACAAGCCCGTGGTGGCCGTCACCGCCGTGCGCACCGGCTGCGGCAAGTCGCCGGTCACCCGGCACCTGTGCGCGGCCTTCCTTGCGCGGGGCATCCGCCCTGTCGTGGTGCGCCACCCCATGCCCTACGGCGACCTGGAACGGCAGGCGGTGCAGCGCTTTGCCAGCCACGCGGACATGGACGCCGCCGACTGCACGGTGGAAGAGCGCGAGGAATACGAGCATCTGGTGGACGCGGGCATCACCGTGTTCGCCGGGGTGGACTACGCGCGCATCCTTGCGGCAGCGCAGGCCGAGGCCGACGTGCTGCTGTGGGACGGCGGCAACAACGACACCCCCTTCTTTCGCCCCGACGTGCATCTGACCGTGCTGGACCCGCTGCGCGCCGGGCACGAACTGACCTACCACCCCGGCGAGACCAACCTGCGCATGTGCCACGTGGCCGTGATCAACAAGGTGGCAACGGCCACGCCGGAACAGGTGGCCACGGTGCGCGCCAACATCGCCGCCGCCAATCCCCGCGCGCGGGTACTGCTGGCCGATTCCGTGGTGGAGGTGGACGACCCCGGCACCATCCGCCGGGCGTGGGTGCTGCTGGTGGAAGACGGCCCCACCCTGACGCACGGCGGCCTGCCCTTCGGTGCGGCCCAGGCGGCGGCGCACATGCACCGCGCGGGGCGCATCGCCGATCCGCGCCCGTACGCGCAGGGAACGCTGAAGGAGGTCTTCCGCACCTACCCGCACCTGGGCAAGGCCTTGCCCGCCATGGGCTATTCGCGCAGGCAACTGGACGACCTGGAGGCCACCATCAACGCCACCCCGTGCGACCTCGTGCTGCTGGGCACGCCGGTGCGGCTTGACCGGCTGATCCGCATCGACCGGCCATGGCTGCGGGTGCGCTACACCTATCGTGACCGGCCTGACCCGGAGACCAGGGCCGGACTGGCGGACACCGTGCTGGAACTGCTGGACGCGCGGCCCTGA
- a CDS encoding AAA family ATPase, protein MYIQRAHIDGFGVLAGQTIQQLPPGLSIFLGSNEAGKSTCLDFFRAMLAGYPRSRAAHRVPLSGRAAEAGGTLTLHTDRCGVVRLTRRPGAHGGTLTFTDAQGTPLDTELAAALLHGVTPDLYRNIYGFSLSELQEFSSLSAEGARNVLLGAGAGQGLRPPSQLLDDLSGRMAALYLPEGRKPPLNDALKELETLRATLRTHERDTARYDALSAELDDLSARLAGVRADRAGREAEHRALERRLGVWRQWQELVAVEGQLARLDVVVERFPQDGKARFERERERAAERGLRAQGLRTQLTALEATLAQRTPDARLLAAAPELRALLERKASYRNAHAALPALLADLERNRADRERLLAALGADWTPERVRGFDRSLFTREAIATHEAAMDAAGADLRQARAERDRRAAEHESARHAAELAHAQADALGADAADTLGVEQAERLRSLRAQAGSALAELPGLRAELGVQAAALARSLTDISPGWTPETLRGFDTSPRAREALAARARTATDAADAAREAARRADELAAQLDDLSSRRDQAILSARAITAPTREELDRRAEAVRRLRRVADGLALEAERTTEAARAERDHAANAPVVRKSVVLLALGGALLAAGAVSAGLLLAALRGALDISAASSLAWLSGLAPFAAMGLAPVYLCGVAALCGLALLATGWPRRDAAEQAAHAARAAQLAARHRELAERHDALRTDAARLLREAGISDADAAISGSALADHVDVTERALERARDERARRDRADAEAAARETDCATLRARHLQALHAREAAEAALHQARADWTAHCARFGLPESFVPEAALGLFDRVEACTARAAQADALTARVAALTGQIATLADAARHVPGLAPLCPDEMDGPNGPNGPNGAGMTDEAAAALLAGVDRMLTDLRTAEARRQERERAMAELAARREREQQALTAVQEADAALHAATATTGAATDAWRGWLAERGLSPDLTPATARDALAVMDEWLRLDNEAAGLAARRAALDAELAALKTPLVRMAADCANALPDAALGDDPVTTLDALATAAEAAVTMAAERDRLAARHAELRTELHDAEAAHAAAMAAVAELLAAGDATDEEDFLRRAASFAERQELLRRKGDLTDHLAAALPDIATSATGSLPDGASTSLQPDPLAALRAELATADREAMQARCDELATELTALATQEAELVDKAAALRVQREQVASADDVAALRRQEAALLESARQMALEWSRNALARHLIETARRRFERERQPHVIREAAAIFRTITGGRWQSIAASLEDGVPRAVPADGEPVPHEHLSRGTREQLYLALRLGYVRTHALHAEPLPLIMDDILVNFDPERAARTAAALADLCGERAGRDGAAAAASSDTPNHGPADAAPLASGTPHQILFFTCHPHTVDMLRTAAPDATLFTVERGTITPA, encoded by the coding sequence ATGTACATCCAGCGCGCGCACATCGACGGCTTCGGCGTTCTGGCGGGCCAGACCATCCAGCAACTGCCGCCGGGGTTGTCCATTTTCCTCGGCAGCAACGAGGCGGGCAAATCCACCTGCCTCGACTTCTTCCGGGCCATGCTGGCGGGCTACCCGCGCAGCCGCGCCGCGCACCGCGTGCCGCTTTCGGGCCGCGCGGCAGAGGCGGGTGGTACGCTTACCCTGCACACCGACCGCTGCGGCGTGGTGCGGCTTACCCGCCGCCCCGGCGCGCACGGCGGCACGCTGACCTTCACCGATGCCCAGGGCACGCCGCTGGACACGGAACTGGCCGCCGCCCTGCTGCACGGGGTGACGCCCGACCTCTACCGCAACATCTACGGGTTCAGCCTATCGGAATTGCAGGAATTTTCCTCTCTCTCGGCGGAAGGCGCGCGCAACGTGCTGCTGGGCGCGGGGGCCGGGCAGGGGCTGCGGCCGCCCAGCCAGCTGCTGGACGACCTTTCGGGCCGCATGGCCGCGCTGTATCTGCCGGAGGGCCGCAAGCCACCACTCAACGACGCGCTGAAGGAACTGGAAACCCTGCGCGCCACCCTGCGCACCCACGAACGGGACACCGCCCGCTACGACGCCCTGTCCGCCGAACTGGACGACCTGTCCGCCCGGCTGGCCGGGGTGCGCGCCGACCGTGCCGGGCGCGAGGCCGAACACCGCGCGCTGGAACGCCGCCTGGGCGTGTGGCGGCAGTGGCAGGAACTGGTGGCCGTGGAAGGGCAACTGGCCCGGCTTGACGTGGTGGTCGAACGCTTTCCGCAGGACGGCAAGGCCCGCTTCGAGCGGGAGCGCGAACGCGCCGCAGAGCGAGGGTTGCGGGCACAGGGGCTGCGTACGCAACTGACAGCGCTGGAGGCAACGCTGGCGCAGCGCACGCCCGACGCCCGGCTGCTGGCCGCCGCGCCGGAGCTGCGCGCCCTGCTGGAACGCAAGGCCAGCTACCGCAACGCCCACGCCGCCCTGCCCGCCCTGCTGGCGGACCTGGAACGCAACCGCGCCGACCGGGAACGGCTGCTGGCCGCCCTTGGCGCGGACTGGACCCCGGAGCGGGTGCGCGGCTTCGACCGTTCGCTGTTCACGCGAGAGGCCATCGCCACGCACGAGGCCGCCATGGATGCCGCCGGGGCCGACCTGCGCCAGGCCCGCGCCGAACGCGATCGCCGTGCCGCAGAGCACGAATCCGCCCGCCACGCGGCGGAACTGGCCCACGCCCAGGCCGACGCGCTGGGCGCGGACGCCGCCGATACCCTCGGCGTGGAACAGGCCGAACGGCTGCGCAGCCTGCGCGCCCAGGCCGGGTCCGCGCTGGCCGAACTGCCGGGGCTGCGCGCCGAACTGGGCGTGCAGGCCGCCGCGCTGGCCCGGTCGCTGACGGACATTTCCCCCGGCTGGACCCCGGAAACCCTGCGCGGCTTCGACACATCGCCCCGCGCCCGCGAGGCATTGGCCGCCCGCGCCCGCACCGCCACCGATGCTGCCGACGCTGCCCGCGAGGCCGCCCGACGGGCCGACGAACTGGCCGCGCAACTGGACGACCTTTCCTCCCGACGCGATCAGGCCATCCTGAGCGCACGGGCCATCACCGCACCCACCCGCGAGGAACTGGACCGCCGGGCAGAGGCCGTGCGCCGCCTGCGCCGGGTGGCAGACGGACTTGCCCTGGAGGCGGAACGCACGACCGAAGCCGCCCGCGCGGAGCGGGACCACGCGGCCAACGCGCCCGTGGTTCGCAAATCGGTGGTGCTGCTCGCCCTTGGCGGCGCGCTGCTGGCGGCGGGCGCGGTGTCCGCCGGGCTGCTGCTGGCGGCGCTGCGGGGCGCGCTGGACATTTCCGCCGCGTCTTCACTGGCCTGGCTGTCCGGGCTGGCCCCCTTCGCGGCCATGGGCCTTGCCCCCGTGTACCTGTGCGGGGTGGCCGCGCTGTGCGGCCTTGCCCTGCTGGCAACGGGCTGGCCCCGGCGCGATGCGGCGGAACAGGCCGCCCATGCGGCCCGTGCCGCCCAGCTTGCCGCACGGCACCGGGAACTGGCCGAACGCCATGACGCGTTGCGCACAGACGCGGCGCGCCTGCTGCGCGAGGCGGGAATATCCGATGCAGACGCTGCCATCAGCGGTTCTGCCCTTGCCGACCACGTGGACGTGACCGAACGCGCGCTGGAACGCGCCCGCGACGAGCGCGCCCGGCGTGACCGGGCCGATGCGGAAGCCGCAGCCCGCGAAACCGACTGCGCCACCCTGCGCGCCCGGCACCTGCAGGCCCTGCACGCCCGCGAGGCGGCGGAAGCGGCCCTGCACCAGGCCCGCGCGGACTGGACCGCGCACTGCGCCCGGTTTGGCCTGCCGGAATCCTTCGTCCCGGAAGCGGCCCTCGGCCTGTTCGACCGGGTGGAGGCCTGCACGGCCCGTGCGGCGCAGGCCGATGCGCTGACCGCCCGCGTTGCGGCCCTGACGGGACAGATCGCAACACTCGCCGATGCCGCCCGCCACGTGCCCGGCCTGGCCCCGCTGTGCCCCGACGAAATGGACGGGCCGAATGGGCCAAACGGGCCGAACGGGGCGGGAATGACCGACGAGGCCGCCGCCGCCCTGCTGGCCGGTGTGGACCGCATGCTGACCGACCTGCGCACCGCCGAGGCCCGGCGGCAGGAACGGGAACGGGCCATGGCGGAACTGGCCGCCCGGCGCGAACGGGAACAGCAGGCCCTGACCGCCGTGCAGGAAGCCGACGCGGCGCTGCACGCCGCAACGGCCACGACAGGCGCAGCCACGGACGCATGGCGCGGCTGGCTGGCGGAACGCGGCCTGTCCCCGGATTTGACTCCGGCCACCGCCCGCGACGCCCTTGCAGTCATGGACGAATGGCTGCGCCTGGACAACGAGGCCGCCGGGCTTGCCGCCCGCCGCGCCGCGCTGGACGCGGAGCTGGCCGCGCTTAAAACCCCGCTGGTCCGCATGGCCGCAGACTGCGCCAATGCCCTGCCCGATGCCGCCCTAGGGGATGATCCAGTGACAACGCTGGACGCGCTGGCCACCGCCGCCGAAGCCGCCGTAACCATGGCCGCCGAACGGGACAGGCTGGCCGCCCGGCACGCGGAACTGCGGACCGAACTGCACGACGCGGAAGCCGCCCACGCCGCCGCCATGGCCGCCGTGGCCGAACTGCTGGCCGCTGGCGACGCGACGGACGAGGAAGACTTCCTGCGCCGCGCCGCGTCCTTTGCAGAGCGGCAGGAACTGCTGCGCCGCAAGGGCGACCTGACAGACCATCTGGCCGCCGCCCTGCCGGACATTGCAACCTCTGCCACGGGCAGCTTGCCGGACGGCGCATCCACCAGCCTGCAACCAGACCCGCTGGCCGCGTTGCGCGCCGAACTGGCCACCGCCGACCGCGAGGCCATGCAGGCCCGCTGCGACGAACTGGCCACGGAGCTGACCGCCCTGGCCACGCAGGAGGCGGAACTGGTGGACAAGGCGGCCGCGCTGCGCGTGCAGCGCGAGCAGGTCGCCTCTGCCGACGACGTGGCCGCCCTGCGCAGGCAGGAGGCCGCCCTGCTGGAGTCTGCCCGCCAGATGGCCCTGGAATGGAGCCGCAACGCCCTGGCCCGCCACCTCATCGAAACGGCGCGGCGGCGCTTCGAGCGGGAGCGCCAGCCCCACGTGATCCGCGAGGCGGCGGCCATCTTCCGGACCATCACCGGGGGGCGCTGGCAGTCCATTGCCGCATCGCTGGAAGACGGCGTGCCCCGCGCCGTGCCCGCCGACGGCGAACCGGTGCCGCACGAGCACCTCAGCCGGGGCACCCGCGAGCAGCTGTACCTGGCCCTGCGGCTGGGCTACGTGCGCACCCACGCCCTGCACGCCGAACCGCTGCCCCTGATCATGGACGACATCCTGGTCAACTTCGACCCGGAGCGCGCGGCCCGCACCGCCGCCGCCCTTGCGGACCTGTGCGGGGAACGCGCCGGACGCGACGGCGCCGCCGCTGCCGCGTCAAGCGACACCCCGAACCATGGCCCGGCCGATGCCGCCCCCCTCGCCAGCGGCACGCCGCATCAGATCCTGTTCTTTACCTGCCACCCGCACACCGTGGACATGCTGCGCACGGCGGCGCCGGATGCCACCCTGTTCACCGTGGAACGCGGCACCATAACCCCAGCCTGA
- a CDS encoding DNA repair exonuclease, whose product MPAFRFVHAADLHLDAAFAGVSRDLSPRLADRLHRATFTAWERLVELCLAERPDALLIAGDVHNHEDGSLRAQVALRDGCTRLTDAGVRVFIAHGNHDPLTSRVHSLHWPDGVTVFGPQVESHPLTRDGRVVAVVHGISHETDREGRNLAKRFSRATAIQDTDVPPGAPQIGVLHCNVGATPGTRDAGRYAPCTLDDLTATGLDYWALGHIHLPQVLRTRPHVVYPGSTQGLHINEDGPRGCQLVTVHDDGEVETEFRPLAPVHWQVVEVTIGTDATGGDNENGGRSPDDADTANGAASLEALHGRILEAMERAAAGAATPDAPGAPGTPGAPAFPVEAALCRVILHGRGPLDRHLRRPGAVEGLLEMLREAGASLDPLVWVKDIELRTRPDVDMDALRRRDDLLGEVLRVAAAARGLPEPPAGDGAACPAGTPDAASPGTPSDGAPSPEAPPDLYLPADPVALRALAAAVLAPLYDGPRGRRFLGPSDALSPEDLAALLDDAERICCDMLEAD is encoded by the coding sequence ATGCCAGCATTCCGCTTCGTCCATGCCGCAGACCTGCACCTTGACGCCGCCTTCGCGGGCGTCTCGCGCGACCTTTCCCCCCGTCTGGCCGACCGGCTGCACCGCGCCACCTTCACCGCGTGGGAGCGGCTGGTGGAACTGTGCCTTGCCGAACGGCCCGACGCCCTGCTCATCGCGGGCGACGTGCACAACCACGAGGACGGCAGCCTGCGCGCCCAGGTGGCCCTGCGCGACGGCTGCACGCGCCTGACGGACGCGGGGGTGCGGGTGTTCATCGCCCACGGCAACCACGACCCGCTCACCTCGCGGGTGCACTCGCTGCACTGGCCGGACGGGGTCACCGTGTTCGGCCCGCAGGTGGAATCCCATCCCCTGACCCGCGACGGACGCGTGGTGGCCGTGGTGCACGGCATCAGCCACGAGACCGACCGCGAGGGCCGCAACCTTGCCAAACGTTTTTCCCGCGCCACCGCGATTCAGGACACGGACGTGCCCCCCGGCGCGCCGCAGATCGGCGTGCTGCACTGCAACGTGGGCGCCACGCCCGGCACGCGCGACGCGGGCCGCTACGCCCCCTGCACCCTGGACGACCTGACTGCCACCGGCCTCGACTACTGGGCGCTGGGGCACATCCACCTGCCGCAGGTGCTGCGCACGCGGCCCCATGTGGTCTACCCCGGCTCCACGCAGGGGCTGCACATCAACGAGGACGGGCCACGCGGCTGCCAACTGGTCACCGTGCACGACGACGGCGAGGTGGAAACGGAATTCCGCCCCCTGGCCCCGGTGCACTGGCAGGTGGTGGAGGTGACCATAGGAACGGATGCAACTGGCGGCGACAACGAGAATGGGGGCAGAAGCCCCGATGACGCTGACACGGCCAACGGTGCGGCCTCGCTGGAAGCCCTGCATGGCCGCATCCTGGAGGCCATGGAACGCGCCGCCGCAGGGGCTGCGACGCCCGATGCGCCCGGCGCCCCCGGCACCCCCGGCGCGCCCGCCTTCCCGGTGGAAGCCGCCCTGTGCCGGGTGATCCTGCACGGTCGCGGTCCGCTGGACCGCCACCTGCGCCGCCCCGGCGCGGTGGAAGGACTGCTGGAAATGCTGCGCGAGGCCGGGGCCTCGCTGGATCCCCTTGTCTGGGTCAAGGACATCGAACTGCGCACCCGGCCCGACGTGGACATGGACGCGCTGCGCCGCCGCGACGACCTGCTGGGCGAAGTGCTGCGCGTGGCCGCCGCCGCGCGGGGCCTGCCGGAACCGCCTGCGGGCGATGGTGCCGCCTGCCCGGCGGGCACCCCCGACGCCGCATCACCCGGCACGCCATCGGACGGCGCGCCATCACCCGAGGCGCCCCCTGATCTTTACCTCCCGGCCGACCCGGTCGCCCTGCGCGCCCTGGCCGCCGCCGTGCTCGCCCCGCTGTACGACGGCCCGCGCGGACGCCGCTTCCTCGGCCCGTCCGACGCCCTGTCGCCCGAAGACCTGGCTGCCCTGCTGGACGACGCCGAACGCATCTGCTGCGACATGCTGGAGGCCGACTGA
- a CDS encoding AraC family transcriptional regulator yields the protein MTPQRPLIRFPRVPDLPDVQLVLGRGVEARFPAHAHGSYCVGLVDAGQRVLHLPDRSCVIPAQGLFVIAPGQRHACEATGPHCYRVLSLLPERMHALASELTGTTNAHPRFASSVLDDAPLARQFRRLLGLLTRPASTLEREEDLLAFLVALLRHADIAPPAPLPPERHVRTMDRVAAHIRKHHADPLRLGDLAALAGLSPCHFQRLFQRHTGLSPHEYQQAERIRHARSLLDEARPLPEVAQAAGFCDQSHLNRVFKRLMGIPPGVYAAERRG from the coding sequence ATGACGCCGCAACGTCCGCTCATCCGATTTCCGCGCGTACCGGACCTGCCGGACGTGCAGCTTGTGCTGGGCCGGGGCGTGGAGGCACGCTTTCCGGCCCACGCCCATGGCAGCTACTGCGTGGGGCTGGTGGACGCGGGACAACGGGTGCTGCACCTGCCCGACAGGTCGTGTGTCATTCCCGCGCAGGGCCTGTTCGTGATTGCCCCCGGCCAACGCCATGCCTGCGAGGCCACGGGGCCGCACTGTTACCGCGTGCTCAGCCTGCTGCCGGAGCGGATGCATGCCCTCGCCTCGGAATTGACGGGCACGACGAACGCGCACCCTCGCTTTGCGTCCTCCGTGCTGGATGACGCCCCCCTGGCCCGGCAATTCCGCCGCCTGCTGGGCCTGCTCACCCGGCCCGCCTCGACGCTGGAGCGCGAAGAAGACTTGCTGGCCTTTCTCGTCGCACTGTTGCGCCACGCGGACATCGCCCCCCCGGCCCCCCTACCGCCGGAACGCCATGTGCGGACCATGGACCGGGTTGCCGCCCACATCCGCAAGCACCATGCCGATCCGTTGCGGCTGGGTGACCTTGCCGCGCTGGCCGGGCTGTCGCCCTGCCATTTCCAGCGGCTCTTCCAACGGCACACCGGCCTGTCGCCGCACGAGTACCAGCAGGCCGAGCGCATCCGCCATGCGCGCAGCCTGCTGGATGAAGCCCGGCCCCTGCCCGAGGTCGCCCAGGCGGCGGGATTCTGCGACCAGAGCCACCTGAACAGGGTCTTCAAACGACTCATGGGCATTCCCCCGGGGGTGTACGCGGCGGAACGACGCGGCTAG
- a CDS encoding cupin domain-containing protein, translating to MKTADCLGECMEHAEIGCPDGHYDACGMAWNPHPSFQGVEMKHLVRGASTEGRLSCHMVRVAPGCTLETHVHEGQWELHEVMHGSGRAEVSGKGMDYRPGSVNVIPMGTAHRVQAGDDGLWLLAKFFPALL from the coding sequence ATGAAAACGGCAGACTGTCTTGGCGAATGCATGGAACACGCGGAAATCGGCTGCCCCGACGGCCACTACGATGCCTGCGGCATGGCATGGAATCCGCATCCGTCCTTCCAGGGCGTGGAAATGAAGCACCTCGTGCGCGGCGCATCCACGGAAGGGCGCCTGTCCTGCCACATGGTGCGGGTGGCGCCGGGATGCACCCTTGAAACACACGTCCACGAGGGACAGTGGGAACTGCACGAGGTCATGCACGGGTCCGGCCGGGCAGAGGTGTCCGGCAAGGGCATGGACTACCGTCCGGGCTCGGTCAACGTCATCCCCATGGGCACGGCGCACCGCGTGCAGGCAGGTGACGACGGCCTGTGGCTGCTGGCCAAGTTCTTTCCGGCGCTGCTGTAA
- the dinB gene encoding DNA polymerase IV translates to MAQRWIMHIDMDAFFASVEQMDDPSLRGKPVAVGGSHRGVVSAASYEARRFGVRSALPMSTALRLCPQLIVVPGRMRRYAELSHRIMDALREFSPLVEPASVDEAYLDATGLERLFGPVENMGMAVKARVLDVTGGLTCSVGAAPVKFLAKIASDVNKPNGLFILYPEDVTEFLRTLPVGRIPGVGKRSLDALDQLGVRSAGDVLRYSREFWERRFGKGGVHLHERASGVDPREVEPYSEPKSESAENTFAEDTADRDVLRRWLLAQAERVGASLRRQRLAGRTITLKVKYADFRSISRSHSLPEPTASTQTIFDEACRLLDALTLADKVRLIGVGVSNFGPAHHGPRQLPLPLEIPGRGKGGKASGKDGAGRSTAGRERGRDAGQRGADGARSVGASAEHDEQDGPGGSDVSGGQGGPGRPGGQAPPAAALPAASIPPPDENRRKKLDAALDALRDRHGRDAVVRGRLFGFDSRKK, encoded by the coding sequence ATGGCGCAACGCTGGATCATGCATATCGACATGGACGCCTTTTTCGCGTCCGTGGAGCAGATGGACGACCCCTCCCTGCGGGGCAAGCCGGTGGCCGTGGGCGGCTCGCACCGGGGGGTCGTTTCCGCCGCGTCGTACGAGGCGCGGCGCTTTGGCGTGCGCTCGGCCCTGCCCATGAGCACGGCGCTGCGGCTGTGCCCACAGCTGATCGTGGTGCCGGGGCGCATGCGCCGCTACGCCGAGCTTTCGCACCGCATCATGGACGCGTTGCGCGAATTTTCGCCGCTGGTGGAACCGGCCTCGGTGGACGAGGCCTATCTGGACGCCACGGGGCTGGAGCGGCTGTTCGGCCCGGTGGAGAACATGGGCATGGCGGTGAAGGCCCGCGTGCTGGACGTGACCGGCGGGCTGACCTGTTCCGTGGGCGCGGCCCCGGTGAAATTCCTGGCCAAGATCGCCTCGGACGTGAACAAGCCGAACGGCCTGTTCATCCTGTACCCGGAAGACGTGACGGAATTCCTGCGCACCCTGCCCGTGGGTCGTATACCGGGGGTGGGCAAGCGATCGCTGGATGCACTGGATCAGTTGGGCGTGCGCAGCGCGGGCGACGTGCTGCGCTATTCGCGCGAATTCTGGGAGCGGCGCTTCGGCAAGGGGGGCGTGCACCTGCACGAACGGGCCAGCGGCGTGGACCCGCGCGAGGTGGAACCGTATTCCGAGCCCAAATCGGAAAGCGCGGAGAACACCTTTGCCGAGGATACCGCCGACCGCGACGTGCTGCGGCGCTGGCTGCTGGCGCAGGCCGAGCGGGTGGGGGCATCGCTGCGGCGGCAGCGGCTGGCGGGCCGCACCATCACGCTGAAGGTGAAGTACGCGGACTTCAGGTCCATATCCCGCAGCCACAGCCTGCCGGAGCCCACGGCATCGACGCAGACCATTTTTGACGAAGCGTGCAGGCTGCTGGACGCCCTGACCCTGGCGGACAAGGTACGGCTGATCGGGGTGGGGGTGTCCAACTTCGGCCCGGCGCACCACGGCCCGCGCCAGCTCCCCCTGCCGCTGGAGATTCCCGGCAGGGGGAAGGGCGGGAAGGCGTCCGGCAAGGACGGGGCTGGTCGGAGCACGGCAGGCCGTGAGAGGGGCAGGGACGCCGGGCAGCGGGGTGCGGACGGTGCGCGTTCCGTGGGGGCATCCGCCGAGCATGACGAACAGGACGGGCCAGGTGGATCGGACGTGTCGGGCGGGCAGGGCGGACCGGGCAGGCCGGGTGGTCAGGCCCCCCCCGCTGCCGCACTCCCCGCCGCATCCATCCCCCCGCCGGATGAGAACCGCCGCAAGAAACTGGACGCCGCGCTGGACGCCCTGCGCGACCGGCATGGCCGCGATGCCGTGGTGCGCGGTCGCCTGTTCGGGTTCGATTCCAGGAAAAAGTAG